In Arthrobacter ramosus, one DNA window encodes the following:
- a CDS encoding sugar phosphate isomerase/epimerase family protein, with product MFNSRLGCSSISFRHQDLPTALRTINGAGFEEVDLGALPGVCDHVPYELDSDAVAAVTAEVAASGLRVRSVNGDVGDLNAVLDAGQRAARQSHLDALLTLTANTGAKALVLPCGALGHDPVRSLDEDLDTIATQLIGAGQRAAEFGVELWTESLHFLRFCWNLERAEQLAARLAGSDVGIVMDFSHIVAAGDDPLEYIERHRGRIAHVHLRDAVPGNINLSIGNGQADFAAGLSSLAATGYSGHFSLELETRDVTHDERPAAAAKAASFITDLI from the coding sequence ATGTTCAACTCCCGACTCGGTTGCTCGTCCATCAGCTTCCGGCACCAGGATCTACCCACGGCATTGCGCACCATCAATGGCGCGGGTTTTGAGGAAGTCGACCTCGGCGCACTGCCGGGCGTCTGCGACCACGTTCCCTATGAGCTTGATTCCGACGCCGTCGCGGCCGTGACTGCGGAGGTCGCCGCCTCTGGGTTGCGGGTCCGCTCGGTCAACGGCGATGTAGGAGACCTCAATGCAGTTCTCGACGCCGGCCAGCGCGCCGCACGCCAAAGTCACCTTGATGCGCTCCTCACCCTTACCGCCAACACCGGCGCTAAGGCCCTGGTCCTCCCCTGCGGCGCCTTGGGACACGATCCGGTCCGCAGCCTCGATGAGGACCTGGACACCATCGCAACGCAGCTCATTGGTGCCGGACAGCGCGCGGCGGAGTTCGGCGTCGAACTCTGGACCGAATCCCTGCACTTCCTCCGGTTCTGCTGGAACCTGGAGCGCGCCGAACAGCTGGCCGCGCGGCTGGCGGGCTCCGACGTCGGGATTGTCATGGACTTCAGCCACATCGTCGCCGCGGGCGACGACCCGCTCGAGTACATCGAACGCCATCGCGGCCGGATCGCGCACGTCCACCTACGGGACGCGGTACCGGGCAACATCAACCTCAGCATCGGAAACGGCCAGGCGGACTTTGCTGCCGGACTCAGCTCGCTGGCAGCCACCGGCTACAGCGGCCATTTCTCGCTCGAGCTCGAAACCCGCGACGTCACCCACGACGAACGCCCTGCAGCGGCCGCCAAAGCCGCCAGCTTCATCACAGACCTCATCTGA
- a CDS encoding MFS transporter, producing the protein MSKEALTMRGPVHGTKDARRVAIGSGVGAVIETYDFIGFGTAAALYFGTAFFPTGDPVTGTLAAFATLGVGFAARPIGGIIGGHLGDKLGRKPVLVASLILMGVATFLIGLLPTYSQVGLLAPALLVFVRIVQGLAFGAEWGGAILMSYEHAPWKSKGKYTGIVQAGFPVGLLLANLTFLVSVQLGGELAWRIPFLASMVLVVVGLIIRSKVPESPVFDEVKESGAIVKSPIVEVLKTDWRNIVKGIGLRIAETAGYAVSITYMISYLNSQHLADKTQTLVALCIASAIGIFATQAWARLTDRIGRRPVYIWSCAFAVLFAIPMFLLVNTGLFIFIIATIAVSYGVCQNSLAGAQGAWFPELFQAKTRASGASLAYQISATISGFTPFITTLLFVAMGWMGPALLFGLYAAIGLWAALVTRETWGKRERQLADEATKSTPQSVNA; encoded by the coding sequence ATGAGCAAAGAAGCTCTGACCATGCGCGGTCCGGTCCACGGCACCAAGGACGCAAGGCGCGTCGCCATCGGTTCCGGCGTGGGCGCAGTCATCGAAACCTATGACTTCATCGGTTTCGGCACCGCGGCTGCCCTGTACTTCGGAACGGCATTCTTCCCCACGGGCGATCCCGTGACCGGTACCCTTGCTGCTTTCGCGACGCTCGGCGTCGGCTTCGCTGCCCGTCCCATCGGCGGCATCATCGGCGGCCACCTGGGCGACAAGCTGGGACGCAAGCCGGTCCTCGTCGCTTCCCTCATCCTGATGGGCGTGGCCACCTTCCTGATCGGCCTTCTTCCCACGTACAGCCAGGTGGGCCTCTTGGCGCCGGCGCTGCTCGTGTTCGTCCGCATCGTCCAAGGCCTGGCCTTCGGAGCCGAGTGGGGCGGCGCCATCCTGATGAGCTACGAGCACGCACCGTGGAAATCCAAGGGGAAGTACACGGGCATCGTCCAGGCCGGATTCCCCGTGGGTCTCCTGCTCGCCAACCTGACGTTCCTTGTCAGTGTCCAGCTTGGCGGCGAACTCGCCTGGCGTATTCCATTCCTCGCCAGCATGGTCTTGGTTGTTGTGGGCTTGATCATCCGCTCCAAGGTCCCGGAATCCCCGGTCTTCGACGAGGTCAAGGAGAGCGGCGCAATCGTGAAGTCACCCATCGTGGAGGTCCTGAAGACCGACTGGCGCAACATCGTCAAGGGAATCGGCCTCCGCATTGCCGAGACCGCAGGCTACGCCGTCTCCATCACGTACATGATTTCCTACCTGAACAGCCAGCACTTGGCAGACAAGACCCAGACCCTGGTGGCCCTCTGCATCGCTTCGGCCATCGGCATCTTCGCAACCCAGGCCTGGGCGCGGCTGACGGACAGGATCGGACGGCGTCCCGTCTACATCTGGTCCTGCGCCTTTGCGGTCCTCTTTGCCATTCCGATGTTCCTGCTGGTCAACACCGGTTTGTTCATCTTCATCATCGCCACGATCGCCGTCTCCTACGGCGTCTGCCAGAACTCCCTCGCCGGCGCCCAAGGCGCCTGGTTCCCCGAGCTCTTCCAGGCGAAAACCCGCGCTTCGGGAGCGTCGCTGGCCTACCAGATCTCGGCCACGATCTCCGGCTTTACCCCCTTCATCACCACCCTGCTCTTCGTCGCCATGGGATGGATGGGCCCGGCATTGCTCTTCGGCCTGTACGCAGCCATCGGTCTCTGGGCAGCTTTGGTTACCCGTGAAACCTGGGGCAAGCGGGAGCGCCAGTTGGCCGATGAGGCCACCAAAAGCACTCCCCAGTCGGTGAATGCCTAA
- a CDS encoding transketolase: protein MDRIERVGAAATRIRHHALNMGEVQGQGYVGQALGAADMLAAVYADQLRYRANDPEWEGRDRFLLSTGHYAIGHYAALAEAGIIPVEELESYGSDDSRLPMSGMSTYTPGMEISGGSLGHGLSIAVGIALGLRHQGSSARVYNFLSDGELDEGSTWEAAMGARHHQLGNLTAMVDINALQADGKTDTVLRTEPVTEKWEAFGWYTQRVDGNDVGALLAAFDNAATQAAAVGRPSVILCDTTVGRGVPLLEEREKAHFMRIEEHEWQLCRKQLTAGSNGKAGR, encoded by the coding sequence ATGGACCGCATCGAACGCGTGGGCGCAGCCGCTACCCGGATCCGGCACCACGCCCTCAACATGGGAGAAGTCCAGGGGCAGGGCTACGTTGGCCAGGCACTCGGCGCAGCGGACATGCTCGCCGCGGTCTATGCGGACCAGCTCCGCTACCGTGCCAATGATCCCGAGTGGGAGGGCCGGGACCGTTTCCTGCTCTCCACGGGCCACTACGCTATCGGGCACTACGCAGCACTGGCCGAGGCCGGAATCATTCCCGTGGAGGAACTCGAAAGCTACGGTTCGGACGATTCCCGCCTCCCCATGTCCGGGATGTCGACGTACACGCCGGGCATGGAAATCTCCGGTGGGTCGCTTGGCCACGGGCTCTCCATCGCCGTCGGAATTGCCCTTGGCCTCCGGCATCAGGGCTCCAGTGCGAGGGTGTACAACTTCCTCTCCGACGGAGAACTGGACGAAGGGTCCACCTGGGAAGCCGCCATGGGCGCGCGCCACCATCAGTTGGGAAATCTGACTGCCATGGTGGACATCAACGCCCTGCAGGCGGATGGCAAGACAGACACGGTCCTCCGGACCGAACCCGTGACGGAGAAGTGGGAAGCCTTCGGCTGGTACACGCAGCGGGTGGACGGGAACGACGTCGGTGCGTTGCTGGCGGCGTTCGACAACGCGGCCACCCAGGCCGCCGCCGTCGGGCGTCCTTCCGTCATCTTGTGCGATACGACGGTGGGGCGCGGCGTGCCGCTGCTCGAGGAACGTGAAAAGGCGCACTTCATGCGCATCGAAGAACACGAATGGCAGCTCTGCCGCAAGCAACTGACCGCAGGATCCAACGGGAAGGCCGGCCGATGA